The following nucleotide sequence is from Cicer arietinum cultivar CDC Frontier isolate Library 1 chromosome 2, Cicar.CDCFrontier_v2.0, whole genome shotgun sequence.
aagaaaattaaaaattaaaacaatgttGTATCAAGATGAAAAAGAGAAATGTAGAcacaaaaacatatatataattcacttatttaatttaaataaaagagaaagaaagacAATTTATAAGAGTtattttggattaaaatttgCTCCTAAATCagttatctaaaaaaaatagaaaaatagaacaaaagAAATGATGAAAAGGAGGCGGCTCGGGCCGGCTTGGTTGAAAGTCTTTTCTATAagataattatgatttttttttattcattgcATAGATAAGACTTAAGAATTAtgttttatgaataaaaatttaataaaataatatttttgtaaagaaatTAGAGGCTTTTTTATtccaacaataatattttattataattttatttaaattctacattttttattttattagttataaaatatttcaattaaatatatcaatagttatatttttctataactGTGAGACTTTTTACTTATtgtacaattaaatatttttattttttaaatttaaatatacattaaaaagtaattttattgtTCCAAGACTTAAAGTCCTAGATTCGTTAGTTTTGGATTTGGGTCAGCACATATTAGGACAATTACCAAAATGTGTGTAATTATTgatgttcttttttttatattaacaaaCGAGCTAAGCAAACAAACTCCGAAGATAGCTTTGGCATGTGTTATGCGCTTATGCTTGTCAATTTTATAAGTCTATTAATTATTCTATAATATGttagaagaataaaaaatttgatagttaaaaatatttttagaaaaagaaaattctcaAAAACCAAAAAGGTCATAAAATTTTATGGACTTAGGTGAAtctatgagtttatttttttaaaaaaaatccatatttaaaaaaaatcaaaaaaatgttttcagCGAAATTTTTTCgtcgaaaaaaataaaatcaattttttcaacaaaattattttttaattttgttcactaaatttttcaaaacaaaaaaatatttttagatttttttgagaaatttttctaatttatttttagaaaaataaatattaaaagttaaaaaaaaaaaactcaattaataaaatattggatCTGGAAGCCCCTGAACCTCCTCCCTTAATCCCACTAAAATAATAGGTTGAAgtcttaaaaattttatttcaatagaaTACCTAATATTAGGGATTAATATGAGATTTTAGAAAGAATATTTGAGACTTTGAGACTTTATTTACAGCTCTATTTATGGCCACAATTACTCCTCCTCCTCTTGTTGAGATTATCTTCTTTGTTGTAGAAGGAGATATATAAATGGAAGAAAACTATTGCCGGAAGAAGAGGAAAACTAAATAAGGGAACAAATAGTTTGTGTCAAAAAGTATAAGATATATAATTACGGCTCACTTGATAATTAAGAGTATTTTTCTAATCTAAAGCCATTGATTTGTATTATACggttaatatttattattctcGCTTCTCACATTAGCAAAAAAAGTGTTTACTGTTGTTGCTCCATATATGGatatgattaaataaaattttaattttaataaaatcttactattttatttttttagtttttttaaaaaaattcatcaatttttatttcatttaaaattttttatttgaattttttatctttaattttaaattaactattgtatatcattttaaaaaaatttatattaatatttaatatatgtttaacAACTTTCTTatacaaaattagaatttttaaacaaatatcaaattaaatatgaaaatttaagCTTTTTacacttaaaatttatttttaaattttgtttgttaacaaaattctaaaaaatttataggattttttttataacatcgTTAACATTATTGCAAAAATGCATTCAAAATACAAAAGTAGAACGTATGTCGACAACAACTTTTACATTGCCACCAAGTAGAACTTGTTGGATCTTTTTGTTGGGGGTATGTtgcaaatcttgaacaagaagatgAACTTTATGGTGATGAAAGTTGTCCaaataaattccaaagcgtgtGTAACACATTAAACTTTAGGTTCGATTTGCcccaccaatctatatatattggatgcaaatggGTTAACCGACGAATCCCATTTAGGATACTTGGTATCtttgaagtgaattgcacattcatTTCAAGTCTATtgatcaatgatagtttacagAATAAAGTTCATTCGtttactctcgtgcactagagaaaagaagaaatgactcaaaaatatttttgacataatcTTAATTCATGTATCATGAATTTTATCTTGTGTTCTTTCTGCCTTTaaagtatctctatttattgagatactcataccaattggtgaaaaaaaacaactcttcaactcataccaattggtgaaagaaaacaactcttgaaaaaaattgtaacttTTGATAACTTAAAAGATGCATTAGTTTGAATTAAATCCAAACATTGCAACCACTTGACCAAGtggtatattaaattatttaattttactacattaatatagctattagagaattacaaatatattttaaaaatttccttCACAGAACTATAATCGTCGACACTTCCATTGTCACGACCATCAATTATAAGATAGTTCACATATTGAATCCTAATCCAATATGACCCATCATGGAAGGCTTCCTTAGGAGGTGCAATCATGTTTCCTTCAAGCTACAATATAAGAGAAtacaagataaattaataaaaatgcaCCTCGCATCACATTGTTGGTATGcataataattatttgttaattacAACAACTAAAAAAGTACTCAAATACCAATTGAAGTGTAGGAGTAGGAGATTGGATCTCTTAAGCTGCACATAACGGCAGTTACGGGATCCATTAGTCACGTCCCACTTATTAGCTTTATCACCTTAACcttaaattttgatatatttcctTTGGTAACTAttacaactaaaaaatatacattCCGTTAGTTACGTTTCATTATCactcttatttattatatttcgatttatcaattttttttcttaattacaattaataaaaatatttgagtaaatgaaattttttattattaaaattaaatcaactaatatttttttaaaaattgtacaCACTTCAaataagatatttaaaaaattgttgcaTTGAAGCTTTGTCCGCATAAAAATTTGATGTAATCAATTTCACTGACATCGTATATTAAACTAGGATTGACAATCTTAATAGGGTGAATTGGACCTGCTCCATAAGCGAATTCAACATCAGGATATTTATGGAAGTCATCGGTTTATCTGCAACACATAAATCAAACAATGTTTATATTAGATTAGAAGTTATTTTGACaatctttcaaaaatattctttatttaCATCTAACAATAATATACATCACTTGTAAGTAATTTAGAATTCTTTCTATTTATATGTTATAAGTAATTTTACATTACCATATTATTCCTCTTagctcaattttaaaatatcttcactaatttttaacttttgtttttatattgcctattctttcaaaattatttatatcaaatctaaaacaaacaaatgATAAAGTGTGAAAGATGAGAGACAAAgttaaagaagaaaagaaaaattaagcaaaaataaaaagataaaagagagaattacttaagagataatgtcaaaaataaaataaaaatttaagagtAAATAAAATTGTGATCAGATAAATTCAAACTTACCATCACTGACATGTTAAGCTATGTATATATCCAATCCAATggttcaaaattaacaaatgaaaATAAACCTATTTAATATATCTCTCAAGAACACTTGTTAGAAAATATATATCtcaaaaacaaatgaaaataaagaaaattagtaAAGCAGTGGTAGCATGCTCAAGTATATGCTACTCTTATTCATTGACAATTATTAGGCGGAAAattctgttttaattattattggaGCTAGTTTAGGGAGTATGATTgtgtttgtatatttttttttggtttgtttGTACAAGTTCTCTTAACTTGGAActgtattattataatttttgtcctATGCATATCTTGTGCTGTTGaacaacataattaataacaagGTTTATTTTAcctcttcaaaaaaaaaaaatcatgaacaAGATTTACTAAATATTAGCtcacatattttaatattaacttgTGATATTTAGAAAACATAACAATAACAGACCAAAAGTGTAccataacaataacaataacagaCCAAAAGTGAACCAATTAATTTAAgacaaaaatgttttttttttatttcaacattataacaaagttaaaaaataactagtgatttttaattaatgaataatttaattaaaagacaaataactttaaaaatcacaatttcttttaaatattaattaataaaactaaatatgTACTAAGTTTAGTTTTCTTTATAAATGGATATATTAATTCTTGTGTAATATTACTAAGTTTTTATCATTGTGTAATATTACTAAGTTTTTATCGGTGGTCATTAGAGCTGAACGAATAGCAACAGGTGACTATATAGGATGATATGACTTGATATACCCTACTGTACCAGGTACATGTGGAGATGCCGTTGATGTTCTGAAAAAAACATTAAactctaatttttaattatcacCGTCAACTTCAAACATCAAATAGTGGTTTTGATTATAAGAACCTAGTCTTCAAATTTGTAGTACCAATATATCAAATCGAAAGCGTGTTTAGTATCTATCACATGGCAATGTCCAAAATCGATAAAACACCAACACACTAGTTTCTTTcaatacttttattttcttataactTATTATTGATTTCTAGATATCAGTGCATCATAGGAAAAACAGTACTATTGAAGCTTTTACATGAAACAAGAAAGAATGCCAAAACAGTGTTACACATGCTTACCATGTGGCAGGTCTTGAAGTTAGGATATTCTTTGAGCTGAAAACAGTGAGTTTCAATAATTGAGGTGTTAATTCAAATTcattgaagaaaaagaaaaaggactAAAGTACACTTCTTTGAGCTGATGGAGGGACTAAAGTACACTTTCTAATGAATATAAAGAAATTCCCTCATAAAATCAGTTCAAATATGTTTTCAAAAACAAGTGAGAAGTGagatggagaaaaaaaaaagcataatgATAATTAAGAATCACAGAATCCAAGAAAAAatacaactaaaaaaaaaaaaagaaaaagcaaaagttagattatataaatatcattctTTGCCAAAAAGTAGGCTCCATTCTCCAAATTTGAATAGATATACTGTAAGTCATTTCATTAGTGTTGATTTTTGGTCTTTCCCACCTTACTTGGTCATGAACCAGATTTTGCTTTTTGGTCAAAACTCATTAAATGAAGATGTGAATGTGATGTTTCTGAATTATGTGAATGGTAAGATTGTCGGTGCTTAGTACTATACTAGTACGCATTATCCATCAAGGATATTTATCCATCAGCTAGTGGACTTGTTTACTAGGCTTCTAAAATGAATGCTATTGAAGAGGTTTTTCAACTCTCGAGAGCGATGTTTGTGGTTGCCTTGCTCACCACGGTACCTGGATACTGGTGCACGGTTTTCCTCATTGACAAGATTGGACGGTTCAGAATTCAACTTGTTGGATTTCTTGTAATGTTTGCTTGTATGTGGTTTCTTGAACGCAAGTATAGATCATTCTGGGGAGAATCTGAATGCGGAAAAGATGCGAAATATGATTATTGTAAAGGAAACCTTATCATGTTTGCTATACTTTTTGGACTTACACTATTTTTTGCTAACTTTGGACCTAATAGCACTACATTTATAGTTCTGGCCGAGCTCTTTCCTGCGAGGTTCCGTTTGACATGTCACGGGATATCAGCTGCGGCTGGAAAATCAGGAGCTATTCTTGGTGCTTTTGTGGTGCAAAGCTATATAGACAGTGCTCATGATAAAACAAAGGGGATCAAGAAGGCTATTATGGCGCTTTTGGTCGTCAACTTGCTTGGATTCTTTTGCACTTTCTTGGTGCCTGAAACACAAGGTCGATCACTTGAAGAAATCTCGGGAGAGGAGAAAGAATTCGAGGAAAACAATACTTCGAGCGAGgtgaaaaatgatgaaaaagaGGGAACAAGAAACACTAGTTTTGAATTGAAATAATCTCAAAGATACTTTATTGTACAACaactttttaacaaataaatccTACAATATGAAAAGTAGATGTTATACTATTTTTATGTGGAAAATGGAATGACACCTCTTAGGATGTAACGAAAGAGGGAAGATAGAAGAAATAGGAAGAAAAGAGAAGTAAatcaaaagaaggaaaaaataaaaaagatatacaGAGAAGTGTGAATCATGAGAATTGCTGAACAGCAACTTGTTTGTTTGCACACGGGGACTATTCTTTGGAAAATAATGAGAATTTGAGATTTGTGAAGACAACTGACAAATTAATAATGCTCAAACATTTATtcacaattattattttataaattctcATCAATCTCAATTTAATTGATAATGTATACATGATATCCCATCAAAGTTCGATAGCCCACATGTTATATTCCTAACCAAAAATGGTTTTTCAATTATCTATAGTATTAAagttcaaaacaacattttatagttcgtaaaaaaaatgaatgttgATTTACAATATAATCTATTTCAATATAGAACGAGATCTTTGAAGTTCCATCTACAATATGTGTCAATCACATATTTTTATTGGTACAAATCTTAATCACATGttctcttcttttattttattttattttatattggttTTAGTTAAGTAATTAAtacttcaaatttttgtttcaattctTATACATGCATTTGATATTCCATTTCTACGTCATTTATTcttgatattaatttttatatatgatataaGATTGAAAGCAATAAAGAATGTAGAAAGAGAGGAGTCTATAAAAGTTGTGTCACGGATTGGTCAGATTCAATAAtcatttgttataatatttttattttcttcattattttctttaattccACTTATACATACAACTTAACCCGTCCTTCAACTTCTCATTATTTTGACAATTACATTatctattaaatattttcatggTACTACCAATTTCTTTAAATTCCATCATCACTAATTGAATTAAGTATTTTAGTAACTCTCACTTGCTATTAAAATCTTTAGTTTTCATATTCTCACATTGTATTGTAGCCAATGTTCatcatatatattgaatatcATACCTCTTCCTTGTCTTCACTCTCTCCTCAAGAACTAGGTATTAAATTTATCTCGTGTTGCTATATGAACTAACTTTGAAATTTATCTCAATATGGTTTCATTTTCTAATGTAGTAAATTGTACCCTATCTCATCTTTGCTGAGACAATAAGCATAATTAGCTATAATCGGATGCTTTTAGACAATTACTTTTTAAGAAATATCAAGCTTCATTTCTTATTCCTGTCTTTAATTCAATATATTATGAACAACTCAttgcataaataattaaaattaattttcgtCATTCTTAAACTTTCTTACATAGTAAATAAATTACagtttcttatttatattttaataaataaaaatataacaacacTATATTATATAaccacaaaaatataaaaataaaatccaagtttaaaattaaataaataaaaacaacaaaataaattaaaaaaaattggaacaaACAAATTAACTAAAAGCAACAAATTAgaagatgaaaaaaatattgaaattaatttctAATGTTAACTTATGCATTGAAaatagtgtatatatatatacatataaacaATGACTCAAACAAAGTAAAGTCTACAAATACTATAAAGTGATTGTTCCTAAAATGTTATTgctataattttactttttgataatttatattttttcttaaccTACATATCATGTTTTTTAACTTAACTAGAAAATTATGTTTGCTTTTAAGttatgttttgattttgtttactttaatttaaattcaatagaATTTCAGTATATTGGTAAAAGAATAAGTGTTTcaactataaaaattattacaacattacaaaatacaaaaaaaaaatcatttcaatcCACACAATGCGTGAGTCAGAGTCTCATTTAGATAAAAagagaagaaatataaaaagacTTTGAATATAATTAGATATTGACAAGCTGGTTTGATAATATTGGAAACATAATAACTGATTATAAAGTAGAAAAGTCTTATATAAGTTATTAGTGATGGCCAACatgagatatatattttaatggatAACCCTATTAAAGAGAAATACTAATAAgagtgtttattttttaaagataaataaatatattaatattactaGTCTTATTGAATTGATACTAAATTGACTTATTCAAAACATTTGTAGTTATCACTCTGCAAATGTCCATAAAAACCTTTCTTATGTGCTGATTTTTTTCATCGTTAGTTTTGACAAAATTGTTGTCAATGTTAAGATCATGAAGTCATTGTATAATTTTTAGGGAATAAAGTGATATGCCCTTTGCTTGCTTTGAAATCATTGGAGAGAGAGCTgtagaaaatattattgtatGCCTTTTTATCAAACTCTATTGAAAAGCTTTACcttaaatctttttttatttattatttcatagtTGGCAGTATGAGTACAATACTATACACTTGCcaataaaaaagagataaaacaTACATAATACTTATATAGAAAAGATTCTTACAATGACTattgtaataaatattttagaatcttCTCTTCAAATGTAGAAAAGATTCTCAGAAcgactaaaattaattattggaagAAAGTATGGAAATGTGAAAAaacttcaacttatattttggaCAAATAGATTATAGTATCCGAGAATTCTATTCCTTTTCTAACCTTCTCTTTTCTATCTCTTCTCTTTACTTTTCTTGTAGTTATTGGTTTGGTGAATCactaatctaaaaaaaaaaatgagttaaatagATTTATAACATTGAAACAAAGAAATTTTGTAATCCATTAAATTTACACTTATGGTTCAAGTTATGAAGTCCACATTTTCATACCTAGTAAGCTTCATGTATATCATCacattttaacaattatatatacaaataagttctataaaatatatagagGAGGTTgccattcaaaaaaaaaaaaattatatagagGAGGTCCAAATACTTACTACCATAAAACAATTTcacaatattttgataaatataataataataataataataataataataataataataataataataataataataaattcttaGCTATTTGAGTTTAGTTAGGTACTTACAACTACTTTGAAACTAAAATCAACCTAAGctttaattatcttaaaattaattaaatataaataatgacgTGATCACTTTATATAATCGGTTGTTGGATACTATACACAATCAAAGTCTAAGAGATGAAAGTCATCaccaataatattaataataatgtaatcCCTTCAAATGCTAAACATGTTAACTAAGAATGAAAGTTACTTACACGATACTTTTTGTAGTTGTGTGTGTATTAGTGAATAGcaagagaaaaaaagaaacatgaTTTATATATACCATAATTATAGAAAATGTCACACTAAatagtaaaca
It contains:
- the LOC101509294 gene encoding low affinity inorganic phosphate transporter 8-like, translated to MNAIEEVFQLSRAMFVVALLTTVPGYWCTVFLIDKIGRFRIQLVGFLVMFACMWFLERKYRSFWGESECGKDAKYDYCKGNLIMFAILFGLTLFFANFGPNSTTFIVLAELFPARFRLTCHGISAAAGKSGAILGAFVVQSYIDSAHDKTKGIKKAIMALLVVNLLGFFCTFLVPETQGRSLEEISGEEKEFEENNTSSEVKNDEKEGTRNTSFELK